Below is a window of Drosophila miranda strain MSH22 chromosome 3, D.miranda_PacBio2.1, whole genome shotgun sequence DNA.
TTTTCTTATCCAGCTCGCCAGATGAATCCTTAGACGAGTGAGCCACCGGTGTACCGGCTACGCCTACGGCTGACGATAAAGTCAGTTTTTCAGCATCCATTTCGGGGTCAGGATATATATTGGGGACAGCTTCCCGGTTATCTGACAATTCGCATTCCTCCAAACCGTCTGCATCAGTGGCCTCTTGCGACATTCCAATGGAATTCCCGGAGCGTTTAAAAACGCCGAAGATAACGGGCAGTACGGTCTTTCGGCTGCGGATGATAATCTGCGTTCCCCAAATGAAGAACTCGCTTAGCATCTGCTGCTTGCCCCGTTGCAAGAAGTGATCGATCTGCTTCTGATGCTTGAAGAGCAATGGACCCAGGATCGAATTAAAAATCCACACATTGGCAGCTGGCGCCGTGTGACCAATCCAAAACATCAACGTCATTTTGGTGATGCCATACAGTGGAACCCACGAGATAAACATATCGGCCAGCACCTCGAAGGTTGCAATGAAGGCATTCACAATCCAATACTTAGCCCAGGCCGTGAGGTCCTTTTGAGTGCCATTCGACACAGCCTTGAATGTGTAAAAGGCCGGCCAAATGGTCCCGTATATGTAAAAGAGAACCCACGCTGCACAGCTGAAGACACACATCTTGCGTTTCTTTCCGTTGTTTTTATGCTagaaaaaaatgtataaaaacGATTTATATGATTGAATAATTTTGACTTGTGTTTGCTTGAATTCAGTGGCGTTTCATACCTATTGAAAAATGTGTTCGTTGAAAATTTTAACAAGTATATATTTTACGCCGTCGGAATCAAATAAGCAAATGATTTAGATATACATATTACATGTTATTTAGACAGTTCTGACATTACAAAGCCTCGCTGATCTGTGTATAAGCAAAGTaatttcaattttcattttcctACAGATGCGAATACAGTTGCTGAAGCGGGCCAGTGGGTATAAGCCATTCCTGTACAATATCTGTCAGTCGGACCTGTGCGAGTATCTGGAGAAGCGGAATCACCCCTTTGTCAACATCATATTCAACAGTTTTACCAATCGAACCAATGTGAACCGGTGCCCGCTTCCTGTAAGTTGCTTGATTCCAGTGATATATTTACTATTTATCAATATATTGTATTATACTTTAACTCTACGTCGAATGGCCTATCTGCAGGCTGAAATTATGCTGGAACACTTTCGTTTCCCGGTCAAAGCCTTGGAACTGCTGCCCCTGCCATCTGGGGACTATGCCCTCTTCATTACATTCAGTTTTGATAGCCAGGAACGGGCCTTGGTCAAGGTTTACTTCACACTGACGGAGTATCGTTAATGTGGTGAAAAATATGAGTTGGATGCAAATTGCAATAAAAATCGACGGCAGTGCATTAAACCAATTTATAAATTAGCCATAAATTCGTTTACATGCGGGAAAAAATTAATTCGTAATTTGATTGTCTCTTTGTATTGATAATAAAATTGTTTCCACTCAAAGTATTTATGAGTTCTTCCCTTGGGATTAGGTTTGTTGGATTTgtttgtatgtacatacatatgtattaaaGGTTGCGACACGTGACAAATTTTTATAAATCATATAAATCTTAAATGACATTTTAATTGGTTCAGAAAGGACTGTAAAATTAAACTCTTCCAATTTGATCCAGAACAAAAGGCCCTCGATTTAAAATATTCATTGCCCGTGGAAATTGATATTATTATTAGGTAATTAatcgtatatgtatatgtatatgtatatgtatatgtatatgtatatgtatatgtatatgtatatgtatatgtatatgtatatgtatatgtatgtaaatatcaacaaacaaaaaaatggttCGTTTGGGTGTTTGAAGGTTCGAAGACATTTGCAGATTTTGGCTGAGCCTTGGCCCACCGTTGAACGCTCATGACATTTGGACCGTGTATTCAAAAAGAAATCAGCAGTGGTTCCCATACAAATCAAAGACCTTTTTTAGCAATTGAAATCAACTGCAAATTGTATCTAACGAACGAAATGAAATGTTGACGGAAATAACACAATCATAGAGGGAGCGAAACATTACGTATAGATTACAATTACTAGCATTTTGCATGCATAATTAATTTTTGGGTCAATTGCAAAAACTTGAACCTCAATTCAAGTGGCTTTGGCTCTAAGGTGATCCGGGCTGAACCGAGCCGCGTTCGAGAGGTGTCATCTTTTTGGGATCTGTCATGTCCCGCACATTGCCTAGGAAgtgtttttctggttttttttcgtttcttgttttttttttttttgcataagTGCCGCCAATTAATTTGATCATGCAAATGAATGACGAACAATTAGCAGTGCGAGACAAAGCCGATTTATTAATTGAAGATTcttattattgttatttttaCAAGATATGTAaatgtaaatatttatttcgCACTCTGTTTGGCCGGTTTTCGATGCTGGCGATGGCAATGCGCGCTTTATCGCTGATTAACCCAAATTTAAATGAGTCTTAGCTGCTCGTCCGATTCGGCGAAAACTCAGCCAAAAGGCTAAGGAACTTCGGTTTGAAGTTAATGACACTTTTGGAACGTGGGTGCAGTCGTCTGATTAAATTAGTTTGTAAACATGAATATCAACcatttatacatacatatgaacATATGTGTGTATCTGGCTTTGGTCTCTTTAGGGCTAGGAGTATGTTCCGATCACTGAAAACGACGCGTTGCCAGAAGCAAATCTAAAGCTGTATGGGTTTAGTGGTTGCAAAAGTTTTCTTCCTGTCAATCAACAACTGAGCAAATTCTTTAATTTGAATTAAATTGTTGCTAATGAAAGGAAATGCATCAACAGGAAATTGTTGGAGGCAATAAATTCCAGTAATGTTGACTGAATCTGCTTAGAGAAGGAGGCCTCACAGCCAGATCAGCTTATAAAGTCCAGCTGAGCTCAATGATCGATAAACAAAACTGAAACAAATCGTTTTTTGGTGAGGATAATGGGGGAAAGGTGAGGGAGTGGTGACTGCGTTATTACCTGCCCAGTTGTTATGGCAAGTTCGTTGGATATTCGATTCTGATCAAGATTAATAGTGTGCTAATTGCATTAAAATTGTTCCAGCAGCATTCCGTTGAGTGCAAATCATTGTCCAAAGCCATCACACGCGTCGACCGCCGCAAGTTCGTTGCTTCAGTCTTTTGTTTGAGTGTGCATTTTGTGCTCTCGACTTAATTAATCAGTCGATCATTGGTAGGGGAGAGATATGGGGTCCGAGGGATGTGACACTTCGAGCAATGTAACACTCGGGTCATGTGTGTTTTCAGCTTTCAACAAATTTCTCAAACACAATTTGGTTGTCCAATGTGTAATTACATGATAGGCCATTGGCCAACAAATTGCTACCGATCATCATCGGATTGGGGCGCTGTTTCAGGAATCAATTAGCATGCGGCGCCTCGTCCTGCCAATGAACTTTTCTCATTGAAGATTAATGGAAAGACTCGACGGATGGCAGCTGCTTCTGTAAAGTCCCAAAAAATGAATCATGGACGAGCACTCCGCAGCGACTGCAATTGCCTCTGAATATTTTCTAGGCTGGTCCCCAACTCCCTAAACATCATCCGAGCTACAGAAGCATCAAGAGCCATACCACAGTCCTCAAATCTGCCATGATTTAATGATTTTCCAACTCAAAATAGTTTATAATGATTGCAAGCGCAATcgaaaaacgaaaacaatcAAATAACTCCTTGTCACTTCCTAGAGCTCTGCACTAAGAGCAATCGAATACTGCGGCCAACACTCAGACATCAGCTACGACGCGGAGTGGTAATGTAATGGCTCCGATCTGGCTAAGTGCCTGGAGCAGTGCCTGGAGTAGTGCCTGGAGCAGTGGCTGGGGCTTTCGCAAGACCAGGAGCCAAGCCAATCCATGTGTGTGTCTACCCCCAGCGTGCTTTATGCATATTTATAGATTTGTTTGGCAAACTATCAAACTAAAACTATAACCAAAGGGGCACGCGACGGAGATATGGAACAcagggagagagaaagagaggttCAGACCCAGTTTGTGAGCCAGATTGTACGTATTAGTGGCGGCGCCTTTTTAACCGAAACGCTTTAGTTGGTCCATTGGGCATTTGGCAGTCAGTAGCCAGCTGTTTTCTACCCAACATAAtggtaataataatataatcgATTTTGTGTGCAATTATTTGTAGTTTGGTACGGCTGCCTCTGAAATTCAACAATGAACAATTCAACGGACTGCAGTCCGCTGCACTTGCTCGCTATTCATGCGTATTTTCAGTTTGATTCAATCGATTTTGTTCACAAACCTGATTAGTTTGCTTAGTTGGCTCGACTAGTATTACATCATTTAAATGAAGCTAACCTTTTGTTTGAAGATTTCGTAAAATTTTTCGCTGGCGGATTTGGATCTGTTTCCAAACCTACATATATCCAAAAAATCCGTCGCTGTATGAAATGttgaaaattatgcaaatttttgTGTCGCTTTTCTCTATTTGTTTTACTAGGGAACAGTCATAAATTTCAGATTTGGATGGAATTGGTCTTTAACAGATTTTGGTTTCGTTGTTTTTTTATGATCTTTTAATGCTGTGTATGTTTCATTTTCGGATGTTCACGCCTTGTTAACTCttaatatacatattattTGATGGCGATACTACGGGCTCAGACATCGAGGGAGAAGGGGGTCAACAAGTTGGATCTCTCATGAGTTTCCCATCTGCGGTTGCCCAATAACTAGCCCCCGCTCCCTCCCTCGCTTCGGGTTGTGGATGGTAGCCAATTGACATTGACCCCATGACTTGACACGGACTAATGCCCGGCTGGAGGCATACAAAATTGACAGACCAGTATTaggtatgtatatgtattatGTTTCGGGGCTGATGGACCTTTGGGAATAAACGTGCCTGACTGGGTGTTGCTTCTGTAAAGTTCCCCCCATTTACTTTTCAAAATGGCCAGAAGAGAACAGGGAAAGACATATGTACAGGTTGTTATTCTTTTATCAGAATATACACTGAGGCCCATTCATTCATAGAGAGTTATTGCACATCGGCTGTGATGTTTGGAGTGACATGGGAGTGATGTTTTCTCGCAGTTTTGGGTCCGTTGTGGGCTTGCTCTACTCATAAACCGCACATTTTTCCTGATTTAGTCTCATCACCGTGCTTCCTACTTCCCACAACCAAAAAAAGAAACCGCCGTTTCGGGTTCAATAATTCGGAGACCCACAAACGGAGGGAGAACAATTGCTTAGAGCCTGAAAATGTGTCAAGTAATGTATTTTATGCAATGGAAATAAAGTCAAATGAAATGTGATGACGGGCTGTGAGAAAGGCGCGATTAGGCCAATAAACACCGTGAATTTAAGACAATGCCAACGAATGCAAGGTAATTAACACGAAATCCACATAAAAGTAATGGGTTCAATTGCCAAAACGAAACCTGTTAAACCTTTGGGGCTGTGGTGTTGATGGGGGAGGAATTCACAGCTCATTAATAGATTCGTATCTTTGTCTCCGCGGTAAGTGTCGCCTGAAATGTTATACCCGAATTTCAGCGGAGATACGTGTTCTGCTTGGGTTCGTATAATGTAATAATGGTAATAATGGTGGATTTTTGCATGCAAATGAGGGGTTATCTCCTGTAAGACATGCTGTGAAGCGGAGCCACTGGAGCAGCCCGTGTGCATGCGGTCAGACGTTGACGTTGAGTCATCTCCATTGTTGTTATCGATCAAGTGATCGGTTCATTGCCGTTTCACCTAAAATGAAAACACAGCCatttgcttctgctgctgccggtCTTACGTCGCGGTGTCGCGGCGTCGAGGGTTCACTGTGCCTGCAGTGCACTCGGAACTGTGCTCATTGAGATCTTCACATCGATCTCTCAATGTGTGACAATTACCTTTTTAATTGGCCCACTTTGAATGCCTTAGCTGTTGATCTTTACGTGGGAGTCAAGTGTGTTTTTTTATCAATGTAACCATAAATAATTTCACATCACCTCTGTCATTGAACCTGATTTGAATGAAAAGATTTCAGAAACATGCTTTTTGTTATCGATTACCTTGGTTATTAATCATAATTAGATGGTTTCTCAAAGAGAACGAGAAGTGGCTTGAATGGGTTATTGTAAGGAAGCCCATTATCTATCCAAAAATATAGGTTGAACCTTGATTATAGAACTCTCATTGGAACATTTTTGTATATGTGTAGgctttatgtacatatgaatGAATATTCATTTGCCATTTCTTCGGATATGACGCTCTTATTttatacatgcatatgtacatgtacatatgtactgtacatatgtactcacTGGTTCTACCGTTAGCCGTAGAGCACGACTGGGATGTTCTTCCTGGAGTAGGTGTCAGAGATGCCAATGCCTTAATGGCAGTTTTTGAATTAATATTGCTTTTGGTTCACCAATTAAACAACGTCAACTGTTTTGGAGTTAAATTTTCAATGTGAAGATTCCCCAGTAAAGATTAATTGAAACAAATCTTTACAACATTAATcatgcagcagcaacggcagcagcagcaaaagcaacaataCGCTTAACTCAAAAGAGAGAATGACGAGTCTCACTCAAGACTTTGACTCAAAAGCTAAGCCAGAGTCCAAAGCTTGAACTATGGAACGAAAAATGTAagtgttttctgttttcgctTTCATTGAAAGCTTTCAAGGCTTTTGGCTTGAGCCAGCGTGTCGTCTAGCCCCATTCCAGCCACGATCAACGGTTTGGCCCAAAGCTCCCCACCACTCTCAgtttctgtctgtctctcgCGTAGCGGCGTAGCTATTGCTGTCCCGTTTGCACAGTCAGCTTTGGATCAATTTTGGACTCCGTCGAGCGGCCCAAGCGAACGTTAACTTCAGTGTGCGCCGACCAGTTTCCGAGACGGCCACAAACATTTTAAGACAAAATAaccaacagaaaaaaaaaaaaacacaaaaattcAACAGTTAACGGTTACGCAGATCGCTGCTGTACGGATACTCCCGAAATCCCATTCAGAATCCCATTCAGAGTTCTGTTCAGTGCAGTGACAAAAGTGACGTCAAGGGAGAGCTCTAAAGTGCAGTTCAGTCCCcgtccagcagcagctccGCGTCAAGTTCTCTCCCTATCTCTGTCTTAGCACCCGTTTTCGTAATCGAATTGTGCAAAAAAGCATACAAAAAAGTGAATCTGCTTTTAAAGTTATCTTCGACTCCATCTCGCTCGCACCCAGCTTTTAATTTTGCGTCTGTTTCGCTGCCGTCGTCGTCGCTCTCACCGCCGCCGCTGTCGCTGTTGAAGTCGCGGCTCGTattgtttatatttttttttttgtgttctgagctgctgctctgcctgcCCCGCCTGCTTGCTCAGAAGGTTGAGAGGTAATAATAAAAGCAATACAATCACAATGAAACGAAATTGAGTGAAAAATATATTTCGCTTACAGAAAGCAACAAAATCAAATAAGTTAACAAGAAAAAATCCGCTGGCGAGCGAATTTCACGCCGTATTTAATCTTTGCCCACTGACCGCCTCCAGCTTAATCGCTGCTCGTCTTTCTTTCCGTTCCGTTCGCGTTCGCGTGTGTTCTGTGCTCCGGCTCTGGCTCCAGGTCCAGCTCCAGCTACGGCCACGGTTCCGTTCCGACTCTGATTTCGATACGCTTCCGCTGCTGTCTTCTGTCTATCGTCGCGCGTTTGTCCTATCGTTTTCGTAGCAAATTCGTTTTCAAATTTTTTTTGGAAGAGTTCTTGAGTCAAGTCAACCAGGTAATCACAGTGCTTAGTGGCTGCATATGAGAGTGCTGCAAAAACTtagaaattaaataaaaatcagTTTGGTTCGGAGCTCTGGTTTTGCCAGAAATAAAACACAGAAACAAACTTAGGTGAGTTCAGAGATACTATTAAATAATATGGTATATGACATAATATGATATAATAGGCTGTAATATACAGTAAGTTATTGGGAAAATATTTCCCAGTTCGATCTGTTCTAAAAGAGATAGCAAGGGAATTTATGACCAATAGAGAACAACCATTCTGGTGTGACTCGAAGACCCGATTCAAAAATGCGGAAATCGAAGTGAAATCGATGAAAGTAATCGTAAAAATTTTGATACTTTTATTCAGGAAAATGTATTTAACCCTTTACCTAGTATGTACTTTTTGTAAGATCCAAATCCATTCATCACATGATCTTCTTCACTGTTCTCAGACTTCTTACCCTCCTGGACATCTCCTCTGGCATGTCACTACGCTAGATTAGTCAAAAAGGGGATCAAAATTTGATATACATATAAGAAATATAATAAAAAGTTGCCTGGTTGGATTTTACTAATTTACAGACAAGTTTTGGTTCAAGTTATTACTTCATACGTGAGCTTCGATTCCAATATGGACGGACCTGCTAATTGCttagtcaaacaaaaaacgtTATGGTAACTGTTAGAAATACATTTCTTCGGAAAGGGCAATGGAACTTTTCTACATCGAGAACATACCCATACACTCGTACAATCTTTAAGAACAATTCCGAGGGGATTCCGAATGGAACTCCAAAGATTCATACGTTAATCTttacaaacatacatatgaaCATGCTCGTATCTGTGCAACGCAGAGGGCGAAACAACAGTTCTGGTAAGCAATCGGCATGGGAGGGTGGGATAAACAAGACCTCTAGAGCAGGATCCGGCTCCGGGGAGGGGAGCCCAGATATActatatgcatgtacatatttatgtatgtatgtacatacatacccAGTACATGTACAAAAACTTTTGTTTTAGTTGGGCCCACAAAATGGGCTTGTTTTCCAGTGGAGGTTGAGTGGAGCTGGTTttgttttatatattttttatttcgcTGAAACAACTTTTCGTGCCACACTGTTGTTGTAGGCTTATTATCCCATTGTCGGtggtgtgtgtctgtgtgtgtgtgtgtatttgttgGTGTATGGATTGGTATTTCGGTGTGCTTTTCGAGCCTCGGACCAACGCGATTTTGTAATATTGCTACAGTTATTATTGCCCGCTACGCTTTGCTCTCCTTAATGTTGTTTCTGCTATTGCAATTATTGCAGTTTTTGATTTCAACAAAGAGAAAGACTGTGCAAGAGAGTCAGCTGGAGAGTGGCAGAGCGGGCGAGCTCTCCAGCTGGAGAGAGAAAGAAGCTTTGAGCTTTTGCCTCCGCCTTTGTCTGGTGGCCGTCGACCACGGGGGATTACTGCAACTTTCTATGCTATTGGTATTCTTTGGAAGTCATTCAAACAGCCCTAACACGTCTCTATATAAATCTGTTTCTTGAGACATATTccatataaatataatatatgtacatgcatagtacatatgtacggtATGTTTTGAATACCCAGTGCAGGTCTCATTCATCACAAGGGGTTAAATGCAATTTGTTTCGGGCATTAATTTACTTGTGTTTCGAAGACGAAACTCGAGTAACCTGTTGGTTCGTATTTTTACTTTTGTTGCCATTCAACATTCATTCAGCAGTCAGTGTTTGCTGCTACTCATATTTGCTTAACATACGTATATGGAATAGTGGCTGTTGCTCCGCTCCGGGTAGTCAATGTACTcaagtttgtttgttttgcacTTGCACAGAAAGCATTTGTTTCCCCCCCCAAAGGGTTTTATGCTATTATTTAGTGGGAGATGTATTTATTGTAGTCTTGTTCAAACGATTCaatagaaactaaagaaattaaataatttaatcAGCTAACAAGCTTCGCGTTATATTCGATAAATTATTCTTTGTTCAAAGCctaaatttatttatattgcGAGTGTATATTTTTTATTCAAGCTTAAGACAGGAAATGTGCCAATTTTTCAACtttaaaatcaattaaaaatatacaaatataatataaatgtgTAATTTTCCGTAAAAACCGTTCAGCTTACGCTTACGTTAAAAAATGTACAAAATATAgacaaaatggaaaatggaataATAAAAAATCAAAAGCAAAATGAAATCAAATCTAAACTTAAGTCAAACATTTCTGGCAACGTCttcttcaatttcaatttcaatttcactTTCATTTTTATGCGGTTTACAACTTTTCCGATAGTTGCCGGCTTCAACCGCAGCAGCGACGTTGGTGTTGACGTCGACGTAGCACGCAATCAGCTtaggctgctgttgttgcatgTTGTAACAACAGCTGGAAAATTATAACAAGAGCAGCGGTAATTGCAACAGCAAGCGAGAAATGCAGCTCGAAACATAAGCCGCCACAAAAAATTTTTCATTCAGAAACTCCGACAATTTTTGAAAGCGAAATAAAAAAATGTGCGAATTATGTTGGTGCCAGTTCTTTGGCCAGATAATTGATTTATGCAGCATGTTGTTTTTTTCTTAGTTTTTGCCTCTTTTCTGCTGTCATTGCCTGCGCATCTtgaaatttaattatttttgccatattacgtatacgcaactTTGCCTCTCTTTGCATGCCTTCTTCTTCTTCGTCATTTTTTCATGCAATTTTTCAATATTTGCACATTGTTTTAATGGCCCCTTAATGAGTATCTCTTCAAACAGGTTTAGGCATTTATTTACtgttatctctctctctctttcttttgaattaatggtattacgtatacgcactGTATGGTCCGCTATGCGTGAGCCCATGCTTACGATGCTCTCTTTGGTGGATTCTCTTGGCTAGGAGCATAATCTACATAAATTAATAGTTTGCCTGAAAACAGATGTTGCGGCCAAAAGATTTCCAAACATCTAAAGCCAAGGCCCTGCAACAGGTTTGGAAGCCAACATCTTTGATGACTTCAGTCAGCGAACTCAGACTTCAGATAGTGCTCAGAAGAAACAGATTCAAATATTTTGTTAGCATATATTTTAAGGTTTCGCTTTTTTTCTTGCTTCTGGGCAACAATGTAAAACATTTGCACAGCTGTTTCTTCAGCTTCTGATGTTGTCGGCCAAATTTTCAACACCCGACCCAAGGTACAAGTTCCCAAAGCACACATCCATTGTTTAATAAAAATGATCAAGACAATGGTCTAAAGATTCGCTCGCCCTTATCCAAACACACATTCACAAAAACTGAGatagggaaagagagagacagagagagagagagagagagagagagagagagagagagagagagaggctgaAAATGTTGATCAAATACAAAAAGTTCAGGTCACAGACATTTTACGTAATCTCTTCCTccatctccgtctccgtctccacctccacctccacctccacttAATCGCCGTCTGCAACTGGCAGCGAATTGTGTCTGCAaaatacatacgtacatagCTGAGAAACATATATTATCTGTTGTGCAAAATGTGCACAGTTGAACTTTGTTTTGTCGCCTTTGTGGGGTATGGAATGGTTTGGGTCTTGGTTTGGGAAATTGAACTGCGGAGTGCGCTAATTCCGATCAGCATTGCTCATCCGCCCTGCTGGGGGGCGGTGTTTCTGCCCAGACCCAGAGACAGAACTAGTGCGAGGTAGCAAATGATCAATTAAGTTCATTATCAAGCGAAATGCAGAGCTAATCACACCAGGTAGTCGTCAATGGCCCTGGTGCTCACCATTGAAACGATGGCTATCCGCCAACAGAAGCAGCGGTGGCAGCAGCCGAATTAACTGAAAGTCAGCTGTCTATTGGAGCGGGGGAAAAAGGTGGCGTGGCCCAGAGAAAGAAAGGGACTGGAGGCGAGAGGTGCTGGCCCAGTCCGACTGTCAATGTCAATTTAAGTAAAACGCTGACGCCCCttaaaaacagaaacagccaGCGACGGACTCGCATACATATAACAGCCCCGCTGCAGATTGTTGTGTCAGCAAATTCATTAAGAAAGCAAGGGAGCTGAAagaaaaagcaaaagcaaaaccaaaaccaacaccaaaaccaaaaccatcAACCACACAAAAAAATTCCCATAAAGCCGAAACAGACGCTGACGCTGGGGTAAAAGCCAGCCGAAAAATAAAAGTGAAAAAAGACTGAAATATATGGCCGAGTGCTGGCCGACTCGTAGTCGGTGGCATAATTATGCGGAAGCTGACGATGCAACTTGCTTTCTGCCtctcgctgcggctgcggctgcggctgcggctgctgttgtctCTTTCAATGGTCTTTGGCACAGTTCcaattccatttccatttccacacTTTTGGGGAAGGCtgtttctgcttctgtttGAAGCTGGTTGACATTTGATGATGCGTATCTTTTCTTCACTCCGCCTT
It encodes the following:
- the LOC117187903 gene encoding receptor expression-enhancing protein 2-like, producing MCVFSCAAWVLFYIYGTIWPAFYTFKAVSNGTQKDLTAWAKYWIVNAFIATFEVLADMFISWVPLYGITKMTLMFWIGHTAPAANVWIFNSILGPLLFKHQKQIDHFLQRGKQQMLSEFFIWGTQIIIRSRKTVLPVIFGVFKRSGNSIGMSQEATDADGLEECELSDNREAVPNIYPDPEMDAEKLTLSSAVGVAGTPVAHSSKDSSGELDKKNGLPTESSGTSLSRGQRKRLLRSSNTKNEIEDLPAVPIPNDEGNEETEDLLAKSQKEGNGQTFRQFLNPRSSTFLSVKAFYAIQAQYLK
- the LOC108159682 gene encoding uncharacterized protein LOC108159682, producing the protein MATLWGHLFVWIGLWHILQVRGIAKFTNVQCFAVDEKFANFSRCRLYAVKRDVVEMSLIAKVLHWPKRPVSMRIQLLKRASGYKPFLYNICQSDLCEYLEKRNHPFVNIIFNSFTNRTNVNRCPLPAEIMLEHFRFPVKALELLPLPSGDYALFITFSFDSQERALVKVYFTLTEYR